A section of the Roseovarius sp. W115 genome encodes:
- a CDS encoding flagellar motor switch protein FliG, with protein sequence MGDHTLARLSAPAPASARLTRRQKAAIIVRFLLKEGADISLSDLPDDMQAQLTTQMGSMRYVDRGTLADVVAEFAGELEAMGLTFPKGVAGALNTLDGRISPQTAARLKKEAGVRQFGDPWEQVRNAETEALLNIVQTESVEVSAVLLSKLDVMRAAELMGELPGQTARRVALAMCQTGAVTPDAVDRIGLSLAAQLHNVPETAFDEGPVERVGAILNYSTSLTRDDVLTGLDEEDEGFAALVRKAIFTFANIPERLSPIDVPKVTRDVDQAILVMALATATKAEDTLPAAEFILENLSKRMAESLREEIAEQGSIKQKDGEAAMTQVINAIRQLEANGEITLEIPEEEDQDAG encoded by the coding sequence ATGGGTGACCACACGCTTGCGCGGCTCTCCGCCCCGGCACCGGCTTCCGCGCGCCTGACCAGACGGCAAAAAGCTGCAATCATTGTACGGTTCCTTCTGAAAGAGGGGGCCGACATTTCGCTATCAGACCTGCCAGACGACATGCAGGCGCAGCTGACCACGCAAATGGGCTCGATGCGCTATGTGGATCGCGGCACTCTCGCTGATGTTGTGGCTGAGTTTGCCGGAGAGCTTGAAGCGATGGGACTGACCTTTCCCAAGGGTGTGGCGGGGGCGCTCAACACGCTTGATGGGCGGATCAGCCCCCAAACGGCTGCGCGATTGAAAAAGGAAGCGGGCGTGCGCCAGTTTGGAGATCCTTGGGAACAAGTGCGCAACGCAGAAACCGAGGCTCTGTTGAACATTGTACAAACAGAGAGTGTTGAGGTTTCTGCGGTGCTACTCTCAAAGCTTGACGTGATGCGCGCCGCTGAGTTGATGGGCGAACTGCCCGGCCAAACGGCCCGGCGCGTGGCGTTAGCCATGTGCCAAACCGGGGCGGTGACCCCAGATGCCGTAGACCGGATCGGCCTGTCACTGGCCGCGCAACTGCACAATGTGCCGGAAACCGCCTTTGACGAGGGTCCGGTAGAACGGGTCGGCGCGATCTTGAACTATTCAACATCCCTGACCCGTGACGATGTGCTGACCGGGCTTGACGAGGAAGACGAAGGGTTTGCCGCCCTTGTGCGCAAGGCGATCTTTACCTTCGCCAACATCCCTGAGCGCCTGAGCCCCATTGATGTCCCAAAGGTGACCCGCGATGTCGATCAGGCCATCCTGGTCATGGCGTTGGCGACGGCGACCAAGGCCGAAGACACGCTGCCTGCAGCAGAGTTCATTCTGGAAAACCTTTCCAAACGCATGGCCGAATCTCTTCGAGAGGAAATAGCAGAACAGGGCAGCATAAAACAAAAGGATGGCGAAGCGGCCATGACGCAGGTCATCAATGCCATCCGGCAGCTGGAAGCGAACGGAGAAATCACCCTGGAAATCCCCGAAGAGGAAGACCAAGACGCAGGTTAA
- a CDS encoding ABC transporter ATP-binding protein — protein MRRYEGRVVVDDVSLEVQPGQVTCLLGPSGCGKSTTLRMIAGVEMQDSGEIWVDGNLVCDTVFRIPPERRNIGLMFQDFALFPHLRVGENVAFGLSGNKAAKDKRIGELLERVGLAGYAAKFPHELSGGEQQRVALARALAPRPRIMLMDEPFSGLDNRLRDGIRDETLEVLREADTAVLLVTHEPEEAMRMADNIALMRHGRIVQQGAPYNIFNAPADRDAVAFFSDVNVVRAEVSGALAQTPFGQFLAPGIADGQSVDIVVRPQHVKIDFDRNGVGPSPTISDGTAVRGVVERARFMGSESLVEFRMEHDRSIFKATVPAVFLPKQGTPLWLMIRRDKCFLFEVD, from the coding sequence ATGCGTCGCTATGAGGGGCGCGTTGTGGTGGATGATGTCTCGCTTGAGGTGCAGCCGGGGCAGGTGACGTGTCTGTTAGGTCCATCTGGGTGCGGCAAATCCACAACCTTGCGTATGATTGCAGGCGTCGAGATGCAGGACTCGGGCGAGATCTGGGTCGATGGCAATTTGGTGTGCGACACGGTGTTCCGCATCCCGCCTGAGCGGCGAAACATTGGGCTCATGTTCCAGGATTTCGCGCTCTTTCCGCATCTGCGCGTGGGCGAGAACGTGGCGTTTGGCCTGAGCGGCAACAAGGCGGCGAAGGACAAACGCATCGGAGAGCTTTTGGAACGCGTGGGGCTGGCGGGCTATGCCGCCAAGTTTCCGCATGAATTGTCTGGTGGAGAGCAACAGCGCGTGGCGCTGGCGCGGGCTTTGGCGCCGCGCCCGCGGATCATGCTCATGGATGAGCCGTTCTCCGGGCTTGATAACCGCTTACGCGATGGAATTCGTGATGAGACGCTAGAGGTCCTGCGTGAAGCGGATACAGCTGTTTTGCTGGTCACGCACGAACCAGAAGAGGCGATGCGTATGGCTGACAATATCGCGCTTATGCGCCATGGCCGGATCGTGCAGCAAGGCGCGCCTTACAATATCTTCAACGCGCCAGCCGATCGTGACGCTGTTGCGTTTTTCAGCGATGTGAACGTGGTGCGCGCCGAAGTGTCGGGCGCTCTGGCCCAAACCCCCTTTGGTCAGTTTCTCGCCCCTGGCATCGCTGATGGGCAATCGGTGGATATTGTTGTGCGCCCACAGCATGTCAAAATCGACTTTGACCGCAACGGGGTCGGCCCATCCCCCACGATCAGCGATGGGACCGCTGTGCGTGGTGTTGTGGAACGCGCGCGGTTCATGGGGTCCGAAAGCCTGGTCGAATTTCGAATGGAACATGATCGGTCAATCTTCAAGGCGACGGTGCCAGCGGTGTTTCTACCCAAGCAAGGCACGCCGCTTTGGCTGATGATCCGGCGCGACAAGTGTTTTCTGTTTGAAGTGGACTAG
- a CDS encoding DsbE family thiol:disulfide interchange protein, which produces MAKVSPLMIAPPVIFMLLAGVFFVGMQRENPNELPSAFEGREAPVVALEQLAQKPLFDDATLREDGVKLVNFWASWCAPCRVEHPHLTSLAEEGITIYGVNYKDDSSNALGFLEELGDPYAGIGADAAGRMGLDWGLYGVPETYVINGDGEIVLRFAGPITERVMDSEIRPAIERAKN; this is translated from the coding sequence ATGGCTAAAGTATCCCCATTGATGATCGCGCCACCCGTTATCTTCATGCTTCTGGCCGGAGTGTTCTTTGTCGGAATGCAGCGCGAGAATCCCAATGAACTGCCGTCGGCCTTTGAAGGGCGCGAAGCGCCCGTCGTTGCACTGGAGCAGCTGGCGCAAAAGCCGCTCTTTGATGATGCAACTCTGCGCGAAGATGGCGTCAAACTGGTAAATTTCTGGGCCAGCTGGTGCGCGCCGTGTCGAGTGGAACATCCGCATCTCACTTCATTGGCCGAAGAAGGCATCACCATTTACGGTGTGAACTACAAAGATGATTCCAGCAATGCACTGGGCTTTTTGGAAGAGCTGGGAGATCCCTATGCCGGAATAGGCGCCGATGCCGCTGGACGCATGGGGCTAGATTGGGGGCTGTACGGTGTGCCAGAGACCTATGTCATTAATGGTGATGGTGAGATTGTGCTGCGCTTTGCGGGTCCGATCACAGAACGGGTGATGGACAGCGAAATTCGCCCGGCCATCGAACGCGCCAAGAACTGA
- the ccmD gene encoding heme exporter protein CcmD, which translates to MPDLGKYADAVMSAYAVSLLLLVLLVIVSWRRAGKVKKDLEEIEGKGQSDG; encoded by the coding sequence ATCCCTGATCTTGGCAAATACGCCGATGCGGTGATGTCGGCCTATGCGGTGTCGCTTTTGCTGCTGGTGTTGCTCGTCATTGTCAGCTGGCGGCGGGCTGGGAAAGTCAAAAAAGACCTCGAAGAGATTGAAGGTAAAGGACAATCAGATGGCTAA
- a CDS encoding heme ABC transporter permease, translated as MASLWEYANPKKFIDTTSRFIPWLFGSALICLVTGLTWGFFFTPDDFRQGSTVKIIYLHVPSALMAINAWLMMLVASLIWIVRRHHVSALAARAAAPVGMVMTLIALATGAIWGQPMWGTWWAWDPRLTSFLILFLFYLGYIALWEAIENDDTAADLTSILCLVGSVFALLSRYAVNFWNQGLHQGASLSLDKEENVHDVFYHPLLICIAGFVLLFVALVFLRTQTEIRARRMRALMARERLTA; from the coding sequence GTGGCGTCACTTTGGGAATATGCGAATCCCAAGAAGTTCATCGACACGACCAGCCGGTTTATACCATGGCTGTTCGGATCGGCGCTGATCTGTCTTGTGACAGGCCTCACCTGGGGCTTTTTCTTTACGCCTGATGACTTCCGGCAGGGCAGCACAGTCAAGATAATCTACCTGCACGTGCCCTCGGCGCTGATGGCGATCAACGCCTGGCTGATGATGCTGGTGGCCTCGCTCATCTGGATCGTGCGCCGCCATCACGTGAGCGCCTTGGCCGCCCGCGCCGCAGCACCTGTAGGCATGGTCATGACGCTGATTGCTCTGGCCACCGGGGCGATCTGGGGTCAACCGATGTGGGGCACCTGGTGGGCCTGGGATCCAAGGCTCACGTCCTTTTTAATCCTGTTTCTTTTTTATCTGGGCTATATCGCGCTTTGGGAAGCGATTGAGAATGACGATACCGCGGCGGATCTGACATCGATCCTGTGTCTTGTCGGATCTGTCTTTGCACTTCTGAGCCGTTATGCGGTGAATTTCTGGAACCAGGGGTTACACCAGGGGGCATCTTTGAGCCTGGATAAGGAAGAGAATGTGCATGACGTTTTCTATCACCCGCTGCTCATCTGCATTGCGGGGTTTGTGCTCTTGTTTGTTGCCTTGGTCTTCCTGCGCACCCAGACCGAAATTCGCGCGCGGCGGATGCGGGCGCTCATGGCGCGTGAGAGGCTGACCGCATGA
- the ccmB gene encoding heme exporter protein CcmB, which yields MKALLLRDIRLAIRAGGGFGLGLAFFLIVVVLVPFGVGPQSELLSRIAAGTLWIGALLACLLSLDRIFALDWEDGSLDLLATAPLPMEAIAAIKALAHWLTTGLPLVLAAPILAVLLNLPAAGYGPLILSLLLGTPALSMIGTFGAALTVGLKRGGLLLSLLVLPLYVPTLIFGAEAARRGVDGFDTTTPMLMLAGITCGTIALLPFAAAAVLRVNLR from the coding sequence GTGAAGGCGCTGCTGTTACGTGACATACGGCTGGCAATCCGGGCTGGGGGCGGATTTGGCCTGGGTCTCGCGTTTTTCCTGATCGTCGTCGTGCTGGTGCCCTTTGGGGTCGGCCCGCAATCGGAACTTTTGTCGCGTATCGCGGCGGGCACGCTCTGGATCGGTGCGCTTCTTGCGTGCCTGTTGTCGCTCGATCGCATTTTTGCGCTCGACTGGGAGGACGGCTCGCTGGATCTTCTGGCCACCGCGCCTTTGCCAATGGAGGCCATCGCCGCCATCAAGGCGCTGGCGCATTGGTTAACCACCGGCCTGCCTTTGGTCTTGGCCGCACCGATTCTGGCGGTTCTTTTGAACTTGCCTGCAGCCGGATACGGCCCTCTGATCCTGTCGCTTTTGCTGGGCACACCGGCGCTGAGCATGATCGGCACATTTGGCGCGGCACTTACCGTGGGGCTAAAACGCGGTGGACTGCTTCTCAGCCTGCTTGTTTTACCGCTTTATGTCCCCACATTGATCTTTGGTGCCGAGGCGGCGCGGCGCGGGGTGGACGGGTTTGACACAACCACACCCATGCTGATGCTGGCGGGGATCACCTGCGGCACCATCGCGCTTTTGCCTTTTGCCGCGGCTGCGGTATTGAGAGTTAACCTGCGCTGA
- the ccmA gene encoding heme ABC exporter ATP-binding protein CcmA, whose protein sequence is MSLTVQNLSITRGGIRVLEGVSFSLSPGEALVLRGPNGIGKTTLLRTIAGLQPPLEGQVDAAPDTLVYAGHADGLKSTLTVEENLEFWAQIFGQNDIASAMNAFDLNALRSRPAGLLSAGQKRRLGLARLLVTGRPIWVLDEPTVSLDVRAVEMFAEVIRTHLGKGGSALLATHIDLGLDEAKTLDVTPFRASAAQLDEFDEAFL, encoded by the coding sequence ATGAGCCTGACCGTCCAAAACCTCAGCATCACCCGTGGCGGTATTCGCGTGCTCGAAGGTGTGAGTTTTTCGCTGTCGCCCGGCGAAGCGTTGGTGCTGCGGGGACCCAATGGGATTGGCAAGACGACGCTTTTGCGCACCATCGCAGGGTTGCAGCCGCCGCTTGAGGGGCAGGTCGACGCGGCCCCGGATACGCTGGTCTATGCTGGGCATGCGGATGGGTTGAAATCCACGCTGACGGTCGAGGAAAATCTCGAGTTTTGGGCGCAGATTTTTGGGCAGAACGACATTGCCTCGGCCATGAACGCTTTTGATCTCAATGCTTTGCGCAGCCGTCCGGCGGGGCTTCTCTCCGCGGGGCAGAAACGTCGCCTTGGGCTTGCACGGCTTTTGGTCACGGGGCGGCCCATCTGGGTGCTGGACGAACCGACCGTATCGCTTGATGTGCGTGCGGTTGAGATGTTCGCCGAAGTCATTCGCACTCATCTGGGAAAGGGCGGCTCAGCACTTTTGGCCACGCATATCGACCTAGGGCTTGATGAGGCGAAGACGCTGGATGTCACACCGTTCCGCGCCAGTGCAGCGCAGCTCGATGAGTTTGACGAGGCCTTCCTGTGA
- a CDS encoding thermonuclease family protein, whose translation MEGAVLLLLLLIGAVATAYKMCGDFGEKTAPREEPATTEDLPKLRAPGRHATFDPQSAKPVTKARVIKGRAYIVDGDTVVIQKTQIRLFGVDAPEMNHPYGIKAKWALVALCKGHTIRAEVTEIDHYGRTVARCYLEDGRDLSAEMVKCGLAIDWAKYSGGCYRRLEVPDARKKMWLADARQKGRMFVWEQFEAKQRTRNANQ comes from the coding sequence GTGGAAGGCGCGGTTCTGCTTTTGTTGTTGCTCATCGGGGCGGTCGCCACTGCATATAAGATGTGCGGTGATTTTGGCGAGAAGACAGCGCCCAGGGAAGAACCCGCAACAACAGAAGACCTGCCCAAGCTTCGTGCTCCTGGGCGGCATGCGACGTTCGACCCCCAAAGCGCCAAGCCCGTTACCAAGGCACGTGTCATCAAAGGACGGGCCTATATCGTCGATGGTGATACTGTTGTCATCCAGAAGACCCAGATACGTCTCTTTGGTGTTGATGCGCCGGAAATGAACCATCCCTATGGGATCAAGGCCAAATGGGCGCTTGTCGCATTGTGCAAAGGCCACACCATACGCGCCGAAGTCACCGAGATCGACCACTACGGGCGAACCGTGGCGCGCTGTTATCTTGAAGACGGGCGAGACCTTTCTGCGGAAATGGTGAAATGTGGATTGGCGATAGACTGGGCAAAATATTCTGGCGGGTGTTACCGCAGGCTGGAAGTTCCAGATGCGCGCAAGAAAATGTGGCTGGCAGATGCGCGCCAGAAGGGACGCATGTTTGTTTGGGAGCAATTCGAAGCAAAACAGCGCACGCGCAACGCGAACCAATGA
- a CDS encoding Mth938-like domain-containing protein, translating into MRLSEVTFTDAQPIDGYGPGFFRVGGEVAKAPVCVHPGGTFDWGGYEDTASLLTLKDEIDVLFIGTGAETAHVPTAFREAIEAAGIGVEPMNSPAAARTYNVLVSEGRRVAAALLGV; encoded by the coding sequence ATGCGCCTCAGCGAAGTGACGTTCACCGATGCCCAACCCATCGACGGCTACGGTCCGGGGTTCTTTCGCGTCGGCGGTGAGGTGGCCAAAGCGCCTGTTTGTGTCCACCCTGGCGGCACGTTTGACTGGGGTGGGTACGAAGATACCGCGTCGTTGCTGACGCTCAAAGATGAGATCGACGTGCTCTTTATTGGTACGGGCGCAGAGACCGCCCACGTGCCCACTGCCTTTCGCGAGGCCATCGAGGCCGCAGGCATAGGGGTCGAACCCATGAACTCCCCCGCCGCAGCCCGCACCTACAACGTGCTCGTCTCCGAAGGCCGCCGGGTCGCCGCGGCGCTTTTGGGGGTTTGA
- a CDS encoding sulfite exporter TauE/SafE family protein — protein sequence MPELWSQALAQPGLIWLLGAALAAGLVRGFSGFGTAMVYLPVAGTFLGPFAALTTLLVMDLFGPLPNVPRALRDRHPGDMSRLVLGLVIALPIGVLVLAQVPAEAFRYAVSLIALALLVLLISGYRYRGALTPRLITGTGMLGGFLGGSTGLPGPPVIMLYMASTHPAHVVRATLMLYLVAVDLLMLGVFWLYDRLEPGNLVLGFCVMVPYLLGNILGGWLFRPGQEKIYRGIAYLVIALSAIIGLPFWGG from the coding sequence ATGCCTGAGCTTTGGTCTCAGGCCCTGGCACAGCCGGGGCTGATCTGGCTCTTGGGTGCGGCACTGGCCGCAGGGCTTGTGCGGGGGTTCTCGGGATTTGGCACGGCGATGGTGTACCTGCCGGTGGCTGGCACGTTCCTGGGCCCTTTTGCCGCCCTCACCACGCTTTTGGTGATGGATCTTTTCGGGCCGCTGCCCAATGTGCCCCGGGCGCTGAGGGATCGCCATCCGGGCGATATGTCCCGACTTGTCCTGGGATTGGTCATTGCCTTGCCAATCGGTGTTCTCGTCCTCGCGCAAGTGCCAGCGGAGGCCTTTCGGTACGCCGTTTCACTCATTGCATTGGCCCTCCTTGTATTGCTCATATCCGGCTACCGCTATCGCGGTGCGCTCACCCCACGCCTGATCACCGGCACAGGTATGCTGGGCGGTTTTCTGGGCGGCTCGACGGGTTTGCCCGGTCCACCTGTTATCATGCTCTACATGGCCAGCACCCATCCCGCTCATGTGGTGCGCGCGACGCTTATGCTCTACCTCGTAGCGGTCGACCTGCTCATGCTGGGGGTCTTCTGGCTTTATGATCGGCTCGAGCCGGGCAACCTCGTGCTGGGCTTTTGCGTTATGGTGCCCTATCTTTTGGGCAACATTCTGGGCGGCTGGCTGTTCCGTCCGGGACAGGAAAAAATCTACCGCGGCATCGCCTATTTGGTCATTGCGCTCTCTGCCATCATAGGCCTGCCATTCTGGGGAGGATAA
- the secD gene encoding protein translocase subunit SecD encodes MLQIDLWKRVVIWGLVALGLLLASPNGFYTKVETHNDAMVALEQGATGAELEAQAASWPSWMPSGLVNLGLDLRGGAHLLAEVQVEDVYQARIEAMWPEIRDLLREERGRVGPIRLQPTDTAELRVRLVEKPEEIEYAAGLVRGLAQPIFDPLSGVSSSDIDVDVAGDTIVVTLSEAERQASDEQTVRTAREIIERRINEMGTREPTIQRQGADRILIQVPGVGSAAELKEIIGTTAQLTFQPVVGRTGDPSDPPGAGNEILPSLDEEGVFYIVERAAVVTGEELVDAQPDFDQNGLPAVSFRFNPAGGRKFGDYTAANIGSPFAIVLDNEVISAPVIQSHIPGGTGIITGRFTVEDSTNLAVLLRAGALPAELEFLEERTVGPELGADSIEAGKIASIVAFGLVLAFMWASYGLFGLFANIALLINVGLIFGLLSLIGATLTLPGIAGIVLTIGMAVDANVLVFERIREELKTAKGPARAIELGYEKALSAITDANITTFITALILYAMGSGPVRGFAITLGLGIITSVFTAIFVTRLIVIIWFERKRPKTVLQGRALRLVPKETSIDFFKRWKMSLGLSGVFIIVAVISFFLQGLNFGIDFRGGTTIRTESAQTVDIGQYRDAITQLELGDVSITEIFDPTFGPDKNVAMIRIQAQEGEEAVTPEVIRSVEAALQEVVPDLKFTAVDSVGPKVSGELIQTAVIAVLLAIAAVLVYIWLRFEWQFAVGAVLALVHDVWLTIGIFSELQIQFDLAIIAALLTIVGYSLNDTVVVFDRVRENLRKYKKKDLSEVLNISINETLSRTVMTSVTTLLALMALYVLGGDVIRGFVFAMIWGVIVGTYSSIFVASAVLLWLGVKRDWSKPDTTAGTQFANVDA; translated from the coding sequence ATGCTGCAAATTGACCTCTGGAAGCGCGTGGTGATTTGGGGCTTGGTGGCGCTTGGGCTGCTGCTGGCCTCGCCCAATGGGTTCTACACAAAGGTCGAGACGCATAACGACGCCATGGTCGCCCTCGAACAGGGCGCGACGGGAGCAGAGCTTGAGGCACAGGCAGCCAGCTGGCCAAGCTGGATGCCATCGGGTCTTGTCAATCTTGGGCTTGATCTGCGCGGTGGCGCGCACCTTTTGGCTGAGGTGCAGGTCGAGGATGTCTACCAGGCCCGGATCGAGGCCATGTGGCCGGAAATACGGGACTTGTTGCGTGAGGAGCGCGGCCGTGTCGGCCCCATCCGCTTGCAACCTACGGACACTGCGGAACTGCGCGTGCGTCTCGTCGAAAAGCCCGAGGAGATCGAATATGCAGCCGGTCTTGTTCGTGGTCTTGCGCAACCCATTTTTGACCCGCTTTCCGGTGTGTCCTCAAGCGATATCGACGTTGATGTCGCAGGCGACACAATCGTTGTCACGCTGAGCGAAGCCGAGCGGCAGGCCAGCGATGAGCAAACCGTGCGCACCGCGCGCGAAATCATTGAACGCCGCATCAACGAGATGGGCACGCGAGAGCCGACCATCCAGCGCCAAGGCGCGGATCGTATCCTTATACAGGTTCCCGGCGTGGGCAGTGCGGCGGAACTCAAAGAGATCATCGGCACCACCGCGCAGCTGACATTCCAGCCTGTCGTGGGCCGGACGGGCGATCCCAGTGATCCGCCCGGCGCGGGCAATGAAATCCTGCCGTCCCTGGACGAAGAGGGGGTCTTTTACATCGTCGAACGCGCTGCTGTGGTCACTGGTGAAGAACTGGTCGACGCGCAGCCGGATTTTGACCAAAACGGTCTGCCTGCAGTCTCTTTCCGCTTTAACCCGGCGGGTGGCCGCAAATTTGGTGACTACACCGCCGCCAATATCGGCAGCCCCTTTGCGATTGTGCTCGACAACGAGGTGATCAGCGCGCCGGTCATCCAGAGCCATATTCCCGGCGGCACCGGTATTATCACTGGTCGGTTCACGGTTGAGGACAGCACCAACCTTGCCGTGCTTTTGAGGGCAGGGGCCTTGCCTGCGGAACTGGAATTTCTCGAAGAACGCACCGTCGGGCCGGAACTAGGGGCCGATAGCATCGAAGCGGGTAAGATCGCCAGCATCGTCGCTTTCGGCCTCGTGTTGGCCTTTATGTGGGCGAGCTATGGTCTCTTTGGTCTCTTTGCCAATATCGCGCTTTTGATCAACGTGGGTCTTATATTCGGCTTGCTAAGCCTTATTGGTGCTACGCTGACACTACCCGGTATTGCTGGCATCGTGCTGACCATCGGGATGGCGGTGGATGCCAATGTGCTTGTCTTTGAGCGCATCCGCGAGGAACTCAAAACCGCCAAAGGCCCGGCGCGTGCCATCGAGTTGGGCTATGAAAAAGCACTCAGCGCCATTACCGACGCCAACATCACCACGTTCATTACGGCGCTGATCCTCTATGCCATGGGCTCTGGCCCCGTGCGAGGCTTTGCCATCACGCTGGGTCTGGGGATCATCACGTCGGTCTTTACGGCGATCTTCGTCACGCGCCTGATCGTGATCATCTGGTTTGAGCGCAAACGCCCCAAGACTGTGCTTCAGGGCCGCGCCCTGCGTCTTGTGCCGAAAGAAACCAGCATCGATTTCTTCAAGCGCTGGAAAATGTCACTGGGCCTTTCGGGCGTGTTCATCATCGTGGCGGTGATCTCATTCTTCCTGCAAGGTCTGAACTTCGGCATCGATTTCCGGGGCGGCACCACGATCCGGACCGAAAGCGCGCAAACCGTCGATATCGGCCAATATCGCGACGCGATCACACAGCTGGAGTTAGGCGATGTGTCGATTACCGAGATTTTTGATCCGACGTTCGGTCCGGATAAAAATGTCGCGATGATCCGTATTCAGGCACAGGAAGGCGAAGAAGCTGTCACGCCGGAAGTTATCCGATCCGTGGAGGCGGCACTTCAAGAGGTCGTCCCTGACCTGAAATTCACTGCAGTGGATAGCGTTGGGCCAAAAGTATCCGGCGAACTTATTCAAACCGCGGTCATCGCCGTGCTGCTCGCGATTGCGGCGGTGTTGGTCTATATCTGGCTCAGGTTTGAGTGGCAGTTTGCGGTGGGCGCGGTGCTTGCTCTTGTGCATGATGTGTGGCTGACCATAGGCATATTCTCAGAGCTGCAAATTCAGTTTGACCTCGCCATCATCGCCGCCCTTCTGACGATTGTGGGTTATTCGCTCAACGACACGGTGGTCGTTTTTGACCGGGTGCGAGAGAACCTGCGCAAGTACAAGAAAAAAGACCTCTCCGAGGTGCTCAATATCTCGATCAATGAAACGCTCAGCCGGACTGTCATGACCTCGGTCACCACGCTTCTGGCGTTGATGGCACTTTACGTGTTGGGAGGCGACGTGATCCGGGGCTTTGTCTTTGCGATGATATGGGGCGTGATCGTGGGGACCTATTCCTCGATCTTCGTGGCCAGTGCGGTGCTTCTCTGGTTGGGGGTCAAGCGCGACTGGTCCAAACCCGATACCACCGCAGGCACGCAGTTCGCCAACGTAGATGCCTGA
- the yajC gene encoding preprotein translocase subunit YajC, with amino-acid sequence MEAFAQFVPLILIFAIMWFLLIRPQQKKLKEHQAMVAALRRGDQVVTQGGLIGKVTKVKEAEEVEVEIADGVRVRVVKQTIAQVLSKTEPAEG; translated from the coding sequence ATGGAAGCTTTCGCCCAGTTTGTCCCGCTCATCCTGATCTTCGCGATCATGTGGTTCCTTCTGATCCGTCCCCAGCAGAAAAAGCTGAAAGAGCATCAGGCCATGGTGGCGGCCCTGCGGCGTGGCGATCAGGTGGTGACGCAAGGCGGTCTCATCGGCAAGGTCACCAAGGTGAAAGAGGCCGAAGAGGTTGAGGTCGAGATTGCCGATGGCGTCCGGGTGCGGGTGGTCAAACAGACAATCGCCCAAGTGCTCTCCAAAACCGAGCCTGCCGAAGGGTGA